CCGCCCAACCAAATTAGGATCATGTATCGTTTGAGGTATCGCCGCGCTAACGGTCGCCACCCCAATATTATGAGTGGAATCAGTGAGTTACAGGTCTTGTGAGACCTCTCCGCCCACCTCCACCATCTGTATGGCCTGTCGAGGCCGCAAGAAGCCGGATCTCCCGCAACGGAGCTCCGGCTTTTTTGTTTCCCGAAGATGGCGCCCCCGCCTGCTGATCCGACCTCCCCCAATGCCACCCGCATCGGGAGCCAGTCACAGAAGCTGAGATCCGGATCCAGTAGAGTCCATGCGTCACACGACGTGACCCGAAACCTGAAAGGACATCAGATGAAGCGCATCACACTGTTTGTGGGCTTGGCCGTGGCGTTGGCACTGGGGCAGGCTTCCGCTGCCACGCCAGGCTCCCGCTATCTACAGCTGGCCGCTGACCAGCGCGTACAACCCGGCACGGCAACCCTGCTTTCGAGCACCATCGATCTGAGCGCCCCCGGTTGGGTGTACGTGCAGTCGGATGGACGGTACTTCCCTGGCGGCAGCTCGGCTGCCAATGCCTACATCACCATCAACGGTGAGGTGGTCTCCAACGACAGCTACATCGACTGGCGGCAGTCAACGTCGGCCCAACAGCACTCCTTCAATGTCATCGGTGCCAAGTACCTGCCTGCCGGACGCCATACGGTCAACCTGGCCGGGCAGGCCATCGGTTCGGCCGTCAATTTCGGCTCCGCCAGCAACCTCTCCGTGCTCATCACCTCTGCGGGCGCGGTTACCAACAGCGGCCTTGCGAGTGACACCGCACAGCTGGACTTCAATACGGTCGGCAGCCCTGAAGGAATGGCGCTGCAGGCCAAGGACCGCAAGCTGCTGATGACTGCCCAGGCCGGTAATCCCGGTGGCCCCATCGTGGCCATGGCTTCCGGCCGCGCGTTCGCGTGGGGCAACTACGGCGATGGCATGATGGGAATTTTCCTGAACGAGCAGGAGCCCGGCATCGAATCGATGACCTGGTCGATCAATGACATCTTCAGTGGCGCAGAAACGCAGGCTCCCTTCTATTCGCAGGGCCTGTTCGTCAATCCGCCGGCTTACAGCACTGTCAGCTTCGTCGCGTCCGAATCGCCGTACTACCAACCGCAGGACGCCAACACCAACAACGTAAAGTACAAGTTCGGCGCCAACTCCCGACTGGTGACGCTGTCCAACGGCTTTGGCGTGGTCGGAAAGGGGTTGAATCCTGGATTCAACTACGCCGCCGCAGGCCCCTACCGCCGATTCGCCTATGTCTGCGTCGGGACCAATGGCTTCGCGCCGGGCTGTCCGTCGGTGGGCTCGCAGGTGGTCATTGGCGAGGGCCAGGTCTGCATTCCGCAGGGGCACAACGGCGTGGTGCTTTTCTCGACGAAGTCCCGCGTGCAGGGTGACCCGAACGACGGTGGCGGAAGCGTGTTCCTGTTCCTGAAGATCGATGGCCAGCAGGTGGGCAGCCTCGGCACCCAGCAGTTGGGCTCCAAGCCGGACTCGGTCAGCACCCGCACCATCTCCGCCAGCTACCTGAGCGCGGGATCATCCGCGCTGGGGACGGGCTGCCACACTGTGCAGGCCGTGGCCCAGGTATTGGGAGATTTCCGCCACATGTCGCTCAATGCCGACATGCCACTGGTCTGGTTCGACTGACCCATCGCGTCGAATGTCGCCGGTGGCCGGGTCTGTTCGCCCCGCCACCGGCTATCCCGCAACACGTTGAAGGACCTGCCATGAAAGCCCCTCTCGCCCTCACCCTGCTCTTCGCCGCATTCGCCGCAGCCCCAGCCACGCTCGCCGCCGCACCGGCCATCGCGCCCCCCGGCACCGCCACGCTGGAAGCCCTGCTCGCCTGCAAGGCCGGCTCCAACTTCAGCGAGGCTGAAGCCATCGATGCACTGCAGGCCGCTGGCCTGGCCAGGAAACCGGGTGGCACCTTCGAGCCGGAGGACAAGCCGGTCGCCCTGTTCGGCGGTACCGTCACCAGTGCCGATGTGAACGTGGCCGAGGGCGAGAAGAGCCTCTTCGTCTATTTGAACGGCGTTGATTCCAAGCGTCTGGCCAAGGCATGGTCAGTAACCACGGTCAACGAGCACGCCAACACGGAAGAGCCTTCATACGTGAAGGCCATCGACAAGCGACACACCCTGCACGTGATCGCAGGCGACGACTACGAAGGCTATTCCGCTGCCGTGAAGTGCCAGATCACCCGGTAACGGGTTGATCCCCGCTACAGCCAACGCCGCACACGTTGGCGGAACAACGGATACACCTCGGGAAAGCGGGCCAGCAACGCCCGCTCTTCCGGCATGATCTGCAGCCAGGTGATGTACAGCACGAACAACGGTACAGCCAGCAACGCGATCGCGTTCTGCAGGTACAACATTGCACCGGCCAGGATCGTTGCCTGGCCCAGATACATCGGATTGCGCGTGTAGCGGTACACGCCGTGCATGACCAGCGCGCTCGATGCTGAAGGGCGCAGCGGATTGACCGTGGTGCGCGCCCGCTGGAACGCGAGCTTCGGCAGCAGGTTCAGCGCCACACCAATCGCCATCACCCCGCCTGCCATCAGCGCCGGCATCGGCAGGGGCAACGCCGCCTCCGGCCACAGTCGGCTCCCTAGCCAGCCGATCCCCGCGCATAGCAGCATCACCAGCGGCGGCGGGATCCGGGTCTCAAGCCACGTCATCGCAGTCCCTGCATCGCTCCATTCACCCCAGTGTCACACGAACCTGTCTGAATCGCTTGCACGGCAGCGGCTCAGGGGCCCAAACCGACCGCCCGGTATCTTCCGCTTTGACAGGCCGACCGCTAGAGTGGCGCGACCGCGCAGGAGGATCGTATGGCTACCATGGGCTTGGGCTTCATCGGCCGCACGACCCTCATCATCACCGTGCTGCTCACCCTGGGCGGCTGCGCGACATTGCGCCAGTTCGGCCCCTCGGTGCAGGTGACTTCGGTCACGCCCGGCCAGTACATCGCGCTCAAGCGCGGCGACATCCTCACCACCGGCAAGCTCAGCTCGGCGACGATGGAAACGCTGCGCGTGGCCGGCCTGGATGAAGGCGTCTGCGCCAAGCCGGGCCTGCCCTGCATCGAAGCGATGGAAGGCAGCATCGTGGTGCGCGAGGAGGACAAGCGTTCGAGTCTGTCCGAGTTGTGGCTGCAGTATGCAATGACCCTGCCCGCGCCGAAGCGCGAGTACTCCACCTCCGGCCGTGCCAAGAGCGCGATCAACGAGCTGGATGCCGATTTCCAACCGCGCCTGGACGCGTGGATGCAGGTCGCGCGCCAGGCCTACGCCTATCTGTTCTTCACCGAGCGCACCGCCAACCAGCGCGGCTTCGAAGACCGCCAGACCCAGGTGCGCGACTACTACAACCTGGCCGTGCAGGAAGCCTCGGTGCAGCTGTACAACGCGTATGCCACCGGGCGCGTGCACAGCGAAGCCAGCCACTTCCAGCTGGGCCGATGGACCTTTGTGCTGGCCCCTTCAGGCGAAGCATCGCCGCTGGATACGCGCACCCCCACCGAGCTGGTGCCGGCGGCCTCGCTGTCGTTCACCGGCACGCTGCGCAGCGTGCACCGCCGCGATGGCTTCGGTGCCGAGCTGGTAGCGGTGATGGACGATCCTGCAGCCGCCACGACCACGACGCCGCCGGCAGCGACGCCTGCCACGCAGGCCAGCGCTCCGGCCACGCAGAGCTGGAGCGAGATGCCGTCGCCGTCGATGACGGTGCTGCTGCGCTTCTCGGGAAAGAACCTGTGGGAAGTGCTGCACGACGACGAGCCGAAGCTGGAGATCCACGACCCCTACCAGGTCACGGAAGTCACCCTGCATGGCCAGCAGGTGCCGCTGGCCGCGAACTTCACGGCTGGCTACGCGCTGTGGCTTGCCCGTTCCAACTTCAGCCACCAGTCGCTGCGCTCGTTGTTCGGCAGCAAGGGCGGCATCGACACGCCGCATCTGTACATGATGCAGCCGTACGATCCCAACCGCCGCGTGCTGCTGATGATCCATGGCCTGGCCAGCAGCCCGGAAGCCTGGGTCAACGTTGCCAACGAGCTGATGCGTGACGACGAGATCCGCCAGGATTTCCAGATCTGGCAGTTCTATTACCCGACCAACATGCCCATCGCGATGAGCCACGATGCAATGCGCCATACGCTGGCCGAAGTGCTCAAGCATTTCGATCCCAGTGGCAAGGCGCAGGCGTCGCACGACATGGTGCTGGTCGGGCACAGCATGGGCGGCGTGATCGCGCGGCTGATGATCTCCTCTTCCGGAGATCATCTGGTGGACACGCTGCTGGCAACCGCGCAGATGACACCTGCACAACAGGAGCTTCTGCGCACCAAGGGCGCACCGGTGCTGACCTTCCTGCCGGAACCGGAAGTGTCGCGCGTGGTGTTCATCGCCACGCCGCACCGTGGCACCGACGTGGCCGGCACCCGCCTGGGCCGCTGGATCGGA
This genomic window from Stenotrophomonas maltophilia contains:
- a CDS encoding methyltransferase family protein, with amino-acid sequence MTWLETRIPPPLVMLLCAGIGWLGSRLWPEAALPLPMPALMAGGVMAIGVALNLLPKLAFQRARTTVNPLRPSASSALVMHGVYRYTRNPMYLGQATILAGAMLYLQNAIALLAVPLFVLYITWLQIMPEERALLARFPEVYPLFRQRVRRWL
- a CDS encoding esterase/lipase family protein encodes the protein MATMGLGFIGRTTLIITVLLTLGGCATLRQFGPSVQVTSVTPGQYIALKRGDILTTGKLSSATMETLRVAGLDEGVCAKPGLPCIEAMEGSIVVREEDKRSSLSELWLQYAMTLPAPKREYSTSGRAKSAINELDADFQPRLDAWMQVARQAYAYLFFTERTANQRGFEDRQTQVRDYYNLAVQEASVQLYNAYATGRVHSEASHFQLGRWTFVLAPSGEASPLDTRTPTELVPAASLSFTGTLRSVHRRDGFGAELVAVMDDPAAATTTTPPAATPATQASAPATQSWSEMPSPSMTVLLRFSGKNLWEVLHDDEPKLEIHDPYQVTEVTLHGQQVPLAANFTAGYALWLARSNFSHQSLRSLFGSKGGIDTPHLYMMQPYDPNRRVLLMIHGLASSPEAWVNVANELMRDDEIRQDFQIWQFYYPTNMPIAMSHDAMRHTLAEVLKHFDPSGKAQASHDMVLVGHSMGGVIARLMISSSGDHLVDTLLATAQMTPAQQELLRTKGAPVLTFLPEPEVSRVVFIATPHRGTDVAGTRLGRWIGRLVRLPLTVLEDVATIANDGQIDRNDGKHGYQMNSIQNLDKDDPFVRAVADLPMSPKVHYHSIIARAKADGPLEKTDDGLVPYWSSHLPHADSEKVIVSGHSVQEATPAIVELRRILHEDMQEHDRQNR